The Hymenobacter volaticus genome includes the window GTAGTACTGCGCGATAGCATTCGAGATCGACACCGATTCCGATTGCGTTACTTTCTCGTCGGCAAATTTCCAGAGCGTCAAAATCAGCGTGTGCAGGCTTTGGCGCTTTTCCACGTCGGGTTTTCCAACGACAAAAAAGGGGTTGAAGCTGATCGGCTTAGCCTCTTCGTACGTGAAATAGACGCCACCTTTGAGTTCACACAGTCCCTTGTAGGAGTTGCCGGTATCGACCAAGAGCACGTGCGCGCCCTGCTCGTGGTACTGGCGCACCATGCCGTTGGTGAAGAAGGACTTGCCCGAGCCCGAGGGGCCGAGCACAAACTTGTTGCGGTTTTTGATGAGGCCCTTCTTCATGGGCTCATCCGACAAGTCCACGTGCACCGGCTTGCCCGAGAGGCGGTCGGAGAGCTTGATACCAAACGGGCTGCTGGAGTCGCGATAGTTGGTTTCGGTGCTCCACAAACAGGTGGCGGCATCCTCGAACGTGTAGAAGGTTTCCTCGCTGGGGAAGTCGCCGGCGTTGCCCGGAATGCCAGCCCAGAACAAGGCTCCGATATCGACCGTGTTCTGCCGGGCGGCGCAATTAAGCGACGTGAGGGCCGCGCCCACCGTTTCGCGCAGGGCCTTCTCCTCGTGGGGGTTCTCGGTCCAGGCCAGCACGTTGGCATGGGCCCGCACCGACAGCTTGTTGAAGCTGTGGGCCTCGTTCAGGTACTGGTCATAGAACTCCTTGTTGATGGCGTTCTGGCGCGAGTAGAGCGAGAGCGCATTGAGGTTGTCGCGCTTCTTCTCGAAGCTCTTGAGCGTCTTCTTGTGGTCATCGAGGAAGATATACTGGTTGTAGATATGGTTCACTGGCAGCAGCAGGGCCAGCGGCGCGGCAAAGCCCACGTAGAACGGGGAGTTGTCCTTGCTTAAAGGGCCATACTTGGTGTCCGTGTGTAAAGCGGCGGGCAGATCATCCAGGTGCCCTAGCGAGAAGCAGCAGCAGGACTTGGCGCCCACCTTCAACCCCTCCGTGAAATCGATATCTACCGTGGGGGCGTGGTCGCGAAAGTCCAAGCTCAAATACTTCTTCAGCAGGCCGCTCGTGCTTTCGGTTCCGCAAATCTCATCATCGCTCAGCTGCGTAACGGTTATCCCGGAATCCGTCAGCACCCGCACAAATTGGCCCACGGCGGTAAAGAACTCCGAGAGCGTTTCCTCGCTCATCATTTCCTTAGGCACGATCCTAGCCCGAGAGAGCAGGGTTTGCAGACTGTTCCAGTTGTCGCGACTAGAGGCGGTTTTAGTGATGAACAGATAGCAGTAGTGATGGAGGTAGGGCCGCTCGTGGAAGTATTGCTGGTAAGCGTGCGAAAGCATCGTAGAGTCCGGCTCGAAACCCGGGGCATACTTGTCTTCGACGAACGCGTCCAGCTTGTGCAGCACGGTATGATTCGGGAATAGGCGAACGCCTTTGCTGAAATGGGCCTGCATGCTGGCGTAGTCCTGCTGCGAGCGGGTGAAGATTTCGGGCAGGCCCAGGCGAAAGGCCACCGTCACGTCAGCGTTCTTGCTGATGAGGCAGTTCGACTCCACCTTGTAGATCGGCTGCTTCTCTTCGAGCGTGGCAGCAGGTTGCAGTAGTTCACTCATCGTTGCAGGTTCTTAAACAAGCGGGGCGTGCGATTCACAATGCGTTTGGGTTGCCGGTTTTTGGCCTGAAGCTTCATGGCCCCGTGCTCGCCGTACTTGGCACTGAGCGAAAACACCCGAGTAACCCAGAAGAAGCCACCGCCAACCGCTAGGGGCAGCGTTAAGTAGGTACTCAAGCCGGCGACGTAGAGGGTGATATAGCCCAAGAACACGCCGCCAAGCCCCCGAGTAGCATGAAAATGTACCTGCTGCCGACTAGCCCTTTGAATTCGACCGGCTTATTGACGCCCTTGTTCAGGGGATAGTGGCTCATCTTCTTAGAGGAAGAACGCGCGCAGGATGGTCGACACTACAACCAGGAAGATGCAAGAGCCAAACCAGCTCATGGCCGACTTCTGCGTGTCCTGGTCGCCCGAGTTCCACTTGCTGAACACCTTGATGGCGCCTACTAGGCCGACGATGGCGGCGATGGCATAGATGAGCAGCGTAGCTGGATCAAAGTAATCCGTGATGGCAGTTGTAGCCTGTTCGATGCCCGTGGTGCCGGCGCCGAGGCCACCCTGTGCGTTAGCCGTGGCAACAGCGGCAAGTGCGAGCAGCGCGGTGATGAGGATCTTCTTGCTTTGGGATTTGAGGGGTTGGCGTTTGTTGAACATGGCGGTAAGGGGTAAGAGTAGAGAATGGTTTGGAATGGGTAATTGAAAAACGATTAGACTACAGACTACATATCCTCTAGAACTGCCAGAGAGGCCCGACGCCGCGCAAGACTAGCGGTGTAGATGGCCTGCAGCAGGGCCGTATTTTCCAGGGCTTCGGGGACTTCTTTGGCATTCTCGGCAGTGACTGCCCCGCGTTCCACCTTGCTAGCGAATTCGCATAAGTCCGCTGCTGGAATCAGGGAAGAGGTTTCCTCCACTTCAGAAGCTGGGCTTCCCACTTCTTCCACTTCTGTGGCTGCTTGCTCGACTTCCCCCATGGATACTGGGTGTTCACTGTCCACCTCTTTTTCTAGAGGAGAATCTTCGCTGCCAACCTCTTCGACTTGCGGCTCACGGGCTTCAACCCGTAATGGAGCAGGAGGGGCCACCACAATGGAAGGAACAATCAGGGAGGAAGCTCCGCGTAGAGCCAAAGTAGCACCCTGCCCTAGCGTATCAGGTCCAGCAGGCGGCGCGTTGGTTGCGCCTGTTCGGCCTTTGAGCAGCGTGCTGATTTCATGCCGGTAATAGACCGCCAGCACATAGGTGTAGTAGGCAACCAGCAGCAGAAAAACCGTGAGGCCATATTGACTCCAAGAAATAGCGTTGAACATGAGAAAACGGGGTAACTGGTAGCAATGAAAAGGTCAAAGCAGTAGCTAACACCTGTATTTTTCGGGCAGGCGGACTTAAGGATAATAAAGGCTGTAAAGGGGCGCTAAGGCCGCTGAAACGGCAGCTTTTTCTTTTTATTCAGGGCTTCCTTTTCTTTCAGCATCTGCTGAATGGCTGGCCCGTACTGCTGAAAATGAAGGCGAACAATGTTATGCAGTAAGTCGGCGATCGTAACGCCGCCCATGGTAGCGGCGATATGCGTTAAGGCACTGTGGTTCTCTTCATCCAACTGGATGCTTTTGCCTTTCTTACCGCGGGCGGACTTAAGCAGGTGACGAGCATAGTCATTGGCTACGCGGGCCATTGGCTTGTCAGTTACTTGCGCTGGTTTTGGGTCAATGCTCAGCTGAGCTGGTAACTCAGCTAGAGCAGCGTCAGGAAGCTCCATTGGGGAACTCTCTTCTGTAGGGGGAGTAGGTGCAGAAAAGGCTATTGATTCGGTTGGTACAGGTTCCGTCGCGGGTTGCTCAGGAGCAGCAATGCCACCACCAGGGTGTCTTCTTCTGCTGGCGGTCTGCAGCACATCAACTAGTTCGTCATCGTTGTTGGAGATCATCGGATAAGGGAGTAAGAGCTAGATTAATGAGATGAATCAGGCCTTTTCCGCTACGGAAGCGGCCTCCTTAACTGGAAAGACAATGGCTTGTATTTCCTCTAGCAGGCTCTTAATTCCCAAATGATAAAACTCCTTGCGCATGGGCGCCATCGTTGAGCGCACTTCGGATTTGCGATACGCGACGCTTTGTTCCAGGCGAGAGCCTAGCAGAGTGACGCCCTCCTCCTGAAATATCTTTTCAGTTTGGTTGAAGAAGGTTTGCTTTTCGTTCTTGACGAACTTGTTCCAGAAGCAGTAGAACCCTTGCAGACTGCTGTCTGGCTTGTTGGTATAATGACGTAGTACATCCGTGTAAGCCAAGGTGGAGTTGATGGTCGCCGCGTCGGGTTCAATGGGAATAAAGATGTAATCCAGCTGGCGCCACAATTCGGGCAGGCCAGCAATGTTGAGCGTACCCGGCGTGTCTACTAATACCAAATCAGCTGCTCCTTCCAAGTCTTCGAGCTGCTGACGCGCGTCTTTCACTTGGCACTTAATAATGGCATAGGCCTTCTTGCCAAGTGCTTTAAATTCGGCCATCTTCTCGGGCATCTTTTTTAAGAGCGCCAAATCGTCCTGCCGAAAGTTTTCAATTGTCCACTGCGGATAATCACAATCCACGACGGCTACCTTGAGCGGCATAGTGAAGTGAAGGTAGGAGGCAATCAGCGTAGTAATAGTTGATTTGCCCACGCCTCCTTTCTGCGAAGAAATCGAGAGGTACTTCGTCTGACTCATAGGCTAAGCGTTTGGAACCCTGAGGTGGAAGGGAGCAACCAAGTGCAGTGCAGAAGCGCTTAACAAACGTAATCGCAATAAGTTATAATGTCAATAATATTGATAAAATTTTCAATAAGTTTACGTTAGTGCTGCTTTGATCCGATGGCAAGGCATAAGCAATGCACTTAACAAGCTCACAAGATTCCAACCTTACAGGATTGCTGCTTTATAATCTTATAAGACCGTGAAGTTGGAAGGTTATAGAGTTATAAGGCTGCAAGATTATAGTCCTGCAAAGCAAGAACCTTATGAAATTCTAACCTTATAAGATTGAAAGATTGTGAAATACCAACTTTATGAAATCATAAGGCTACAATCTTCTCAGGTTACAATCATGTGATGTCACAAGCTCATAAGATTATAATTTCACTGCCTTGTGAAATCATAATCTTACAGGGTTGCAATCTTAAATAAGCAATTTAGCCTCAGTGCTTTCCCTCTTCTCAAGCAACCTGAAGCTTGCAATCTTCCAACTTTGCAATCTTATCAGGTTATACTGTTCAGAGGCTCTTATAAAATCATTCTTCAGTACCCCTCCTGTAGTTCAGCAAGCCATGTCTTTGTGCGCACAAACCTGCGGGTCACACGCCCAAAGACAACCGGGAAATGGACGCCAGCTATTCCCCCTGTCTTGCTAAAAGCAGACGTAACCAGGCGCCAAGATGGAAGAGCAGCAGCGACCCAAATCAGCCCCCCAAGCGAGGCAAAAGCAACCAAAGAGCAGCATATCAATCTGCGAATTACCAGCACCGAGAAGGCCTTAATTAAGGCGAAAGCCGATAAGGCTGGCCTAACAACCGGCGAATATATTCGGCGGGCTGCGCTCGGAAAAAGGGTGGTAGAAAAGGTGCCTAATGAACTGCGGCGGCAGATCAGCACGGCAGGCAACAACCTCCATCAGCTGACTCGCCTGGCTAACGCAGGCAAGCTTAATGGGCTGAGCGTAGAGTTGCTGAAGGACTTGGCCACCCGCTTACTGGAGACGCTGAAATGATTGCCAAGACCGTTACCGGCGCTGATTTTACGGGGGCTTTGGCGTATGGTGCGGGTCTGCGCTCTGACCGCGCCAATAAGCAATCGGAATTATTGAGCTTGGCCAATATTGGCAGCCATGACCCGCACGGCATTGCCGCTGAAATGCGGGCGGTGGCCGAGATGAGCAGTCGGATACAGTTGCCGGTGTGGCATACTATTTTGTCGTGGGCCCCAGGGGAGGTGGTCGACCGAGAGCAAAAGCTAAAGGCGGCGGCGCTTTACTGTGAGCTGATGGGCGCTAGTCTGGAGCGCCACCAAGTGGCCGTATACGAGCACCAGGACAAGCAGCATCCCCATCTTCATATCTACATCAACCGCGTGCCGATGGATGGCGGGCCGGCGCTGCGTAGTGATCAAAACTATGTGCGCAACGTGCTGGCCACGCGCCAGATTCGCCAGCAGCTGGGCATGGCCCCCTTGCCCGAACGGCAGCAGAAAACCAAGGACCTTGATCCAAACAAAGAAGTAGCCCGCGGCCACGTACGGAACGTACTCGCCGCCGCGCTCCAAGACGAGCATATTCGATCCCTTGACCAGCTGGTAGCTCACCTGCAGAAGCAGGCGATTGAAACCCACCTCAAACAGGATGGCAAAGGCGTGCTTGTAGGCACCAGCTTTCGCTATGCGGCCAGCAGTGTCAAGGGCACGGAGGTAGGCATAAAAGCCAAGCAGTTACGGGACCACTTCCGACCCTTGAGATCCGAGGCTCAACGCACACAGGATCTACTCAGGCCAGGGGAAGTTGTCAGCCAACGCAGTTTTGCGTCGGCCACTCTTGGCAATGAATTCGACGACATTAATGGCTTGCTTATGGACGATGCGGAGCGAAACGAGAACGAGAACCGCCGCCGGCGGCGCCCCCGGCTCTGAGACCCCCGAGTAAACCAGGCCAAGAAAGAACCAGCAATAGGCCAAGTCAAAATTGGATTGGCATCACACACCCATCAAACACAGTTGGAATATATCCTGTCATCGGCTTACCCCAACCACCCATGGAAGACGAAAGAGGCCTTAAGAAGATCATGGACTTCATGCGCCTGATCAGCATTTTCCTCCTGCTGCTACACGTGTACTACTACTGCTACGGCTTCTTTACCGAGCAACATTTGACGGCGGCTTGGTCGGGAAGACTGTTGACGCGATTCACCTCCAAAACGGCTCTCTTTTATGCTCCCTACGTCACGAAGGTGGCAGCACTGGTATTCCTAGCACTTTCGTGCTTGGGTACGCGTGGCAAGCCTAAAGAAGGCCAAACGTGGACGCCTATTGTGGTGGGCTTATTGTTAGGGGTAACACTGTTCTTTGGGAGCGCCCTGCTCCTAGATCTACCCTACCAGCTGACCGTAGTCACGGCCTTGTATGCCGGTACGGTGGGCGTAGGTTTCCTGCTGCTGCTTAGGGCGGGCAACTCGATTAGCCGGCTGCTGAAGGTGAACTTGATGAGCGACATTTTCAACCTGGAGAATGAGACCTTCCCGCAGGAGGAGCGGAAGATGGAAAACGAGTTCTCCGTGAATCTGCCCACCACTTACCAGCTTAAAGGCAAGCAGCGCCGGGGCTGGGTCAACATTGTGAATCCGTTCCGCGCCACGGTGGTGTATGGCACGCCGGGCTCGGGCAAATCGTATGCCGTGATCAACCAGTTCATCAAGCAGCACCTGGCCAAAGGCTTTGCCATGTACGTCTACGACTTTAAGTTTCCCGACCTGAGTCGCATTGCCTACAACGAGCTGTTGAAGCATCAGGACCAGTACCAGAACCCGGTGCGCTTTTACGTCATCAACTTCGATGACCCTCGCAAAAGCCACCGCTGCAATCCGCTGCTGCCCTCCATGATGACCGATATTATGGACGCCTACGAGGCCTCGGCTACCATCATGCTTAATCTCAACAAAAAGTGGATCGAGAAGCAGGGAGAATTCTTTGTCGAGTCGCCCATCAATTTTGTAGCGGCCATTATCTGGTTTTTAAAGCTCTACCAGGGTGGCCGCTACTGCACCTTTCCCCACGTCATTGAATTTCTGGGGCGCGAGTACAAGGAGATGTTCCCCATCCTGGCCTCGTACCCCGAGATCGAGAACTACGTACGGCCTTTTATTTCGGCCTTCGAAGGTAAAGCGATGGAACAGTTGGAAGGGCAAATTGCCAGCGCGCGCATTCCCCTTTCCCGCCTGGCTTCCCCGCAGCTCTATTGGGTGATGAGCGGCAACGACTTCACGCTCGATTTAAACAACCCTGCCCAGCCCAAGGTGCTGTGCGTGGCCAACAACCCCGAGCGCAAAGGCGTTTACGGGGCCGCCTTAGGGCTTTACAACGCTCGTATTCTCAAGTTGATCAACCAAAAAGGCAAGCTTAAATCCTCGGTGATCATCGACGAGTTGCCCACCATTTATCTGAAAGGGCTCGATGATCTGATTGCCACCGCCCGCAGCAACCAGGTATCCACCTGCCTCGGCATTCAAACCAAAGCCCAGTTGGATCGTGATTACGGCAAAGCTGAGTCCACCGCCATTCAGGAAGTGATTGGCAACCTCATCTCGGGGCAGGTCACGGGCGAGAGTGCCGAGATGCTAAGCAAACGCTTCGGCCGCATTCTGCAGCGGCGGCAGTCGGTCAGCGTCAACAGCCGCGACACGAGCACCAGTCTGTCCACCCAGCTGGATAGTATGATACCGGCCAGTAAAATTTCGAGTCTAACGCAAGGCACGTTCGTGGGCGCGGTGGCCGACAACTTCGGGGAGGAAATCCAACAAAAGGTATTCCACGCGCGAATCGTGGTGGATGCAACCCAAACCACGTGTGAGCAGCAAGCTTACCAGGACATCCCAGAGATGGCCAATTTCACGGACTCAAACACCGGCCAAGACCGCACGGACGAGATTATTAAAGCCAACTACCGCAGAATTAAGGAGGAAATTGGGAATATTGTGGACTGCGAATTGCAACGGCTCTCGCAAACCACCGACCGGAAGTTCCAACGCCCACACACACCTACCTCCAGTTACCCTTAATGAAGCACCTTATTGGCAAGCGCTTAGCTCATCTGCGCGGGAGCTAGCCGCGCAGTACCCGGCGCAAAATTG containing:
- a CDS encoding DUF3408 domain-containing protein, translating into MISNNDDELVDVLQTASRRRHPGGGIAAPEQPATEPVPTESIAFSAPTPPTEESSPMELPDAALAELPAQLSIDPKPAQVTDKPMARVANDYARHLLKSARGKKGKSIQLDEENHSALTHIAATMGGVTIADLLHNIVRLHFQQYGPAIQQMLKEKEALNKKKKLPFQRP
- a CDS encoding plasmid mobilization protein — encoded protein: MLKADVTRRQDGRAAATQISPPSEAKATKEQHINLRITSTEKALIKAKADKAGLTTGEYIRRAALGKRVVEKVPNELRRQISTAGNNLHQLTRLANAGKLNGLSVELLKDLATRLLETLK
- a CDS encoding TraG family conjugative transposon ATPase codes for the protein MSELLQPAATLEEKQPIYKVESNCLISKNADVTVAFRLGLPEIFTRSQQDYASMQAHFSKGVRLFPNHTVLHKLDAFVEDKYAPGFEPDSTMLSHAYQQYFHERPYLHHYCYLFITKTASSRDNWNSLQTLLSRARIVPKEMMSEETLSEFFTAVGQFVRVLTDSGITVTQLSDDEICGTESTSGLLKKYLSLDFRDHAPTVDIDFTEGLKVGAKSCCCFSLGHLDDLPAALHTDTKYGPLSKDNSPFYVGFAAPLALLLPVNHIYNQYIFLDDHKKTLKSFEKKRDNLNALSLYSRQNAINKEFYDQYLNEAHSFNKLSVRAHANVLAWTENPHEEKALRETVGAALTSLNCAARQNTVDIGALFWAGIPGNAGDFPSEETFYTFEDAATCLWSTETNYRDSSSPFGIKLSDRLSGKPVHVDLSDEPMKKGLIKNRNKFVLGPSGSGKSFFTNGMVRQYHEQGAHVLLVDTGNSYKGLCELKGGVYFTYEEAKPISFNPFFVVGKPDVEKRQSLHTLILTLWKFADEKVTQSESVSISNAIAQYYQLLETDLSIEASFNTFYEFLQGPYRDHLETVKVREKDFDLQNFLYVLSPYYRGGEYDYLLNSQKQLNLTQESFIVFELDNIKDHPILFPVVTLIIMDTFLQKMRQLNGVRKMILIEEAWKALATANMAEYIKYLFKTVRKFFGEAIVVTQEIDDIITNPIVKDTIINNAHCKILLDMNDFLSRFDDIQRMLSLSDKEKNLVLSINRNNRPGPKYNEVFISLGGRISKVYGVEVSKEEYVTYTTEQTEKMPLFAKVESGMTMEEAIQVYAEELRQAS
- a CDS encoding relaxase/mobilization nuclease domain-containing protein — translated: MIAKTVTGADFTGALAYGAGLRSDRANKQSELLSLANIGSHDPHGIAAEMRAVAEMSSRIQLPVWHTILSWAPGEVVDREQKLKAAALYCELMGASLERHQVAVYEHQDKQHPHLHIYINRVPMDGGPALRSDQNYVRNVLATRQIRQQLGMAPLPERQQKTKDLDPNKEVARGHVRNVLAAALQDEHIRSLDQLVAHLQKQAIETHLKQDGKGVLVGTSFRYAASSVKGTEVGIKAKQLRDHFRPLRSEAQRTQDLLRPGEVVSQRSFASATLGNEFDDINGLLMDDAERNENENRRRRRPRL
- the mobC gene encoding conjugal transfer protein MobC — its product is MEDERGLKKIMDFMRLISIFLLLLHVYYYCYGFFTEQHLTAAWSGRLLTRFTSKTALFYAPYVTKVAALVFLALSCLGTRGKPKEGQTWTPIVVGLLLGVTLFFGSALLLDLPYQLTVVTALYAGTVGVGFLLLLRAGNSISRLLKVNLMSDIFNLENETFPQEERKMENEFSVNLPTTYQLKGKQRRGWVNIVNPFRATVVYGTPGSGKSYAVINQFIKQHLAKGFAMYVYDFKFPDLSRIAYNELLKHQDQYQNPVRFYVINFDDPRKSHRCNPLLPSMMTDIMDAYEASATIMLNLNKKWIEKQGEFFVESPINFVAAIIWFLKLYQGGRYCTFPHVIEFLGREYKEMFPILASYPEIENYVRPFISAFEGKAMEQLEGQIASARIPLSRLASPQLYWVMSGNDFTLDLNNPAQPKVLCVANNPERKGVYGAALGLYNARILKLINQKGKLKSSVIIDELPTIYLKGLDDLIATARSNQVSTCLGIQTKAQLDRDYGKAESTAIQEVIGNLISGQVTGESAEMLSKRFGRILQRRQSVSVNSRDTSTSLSTQLDSMIPASKISSLTQGTFVGAVADNFGEEIQQKVFHARIVVDATQTTCEQQAYQDIPEMANFTDSNTGQDRTDEIIKANYRRIKEEIGNIVDCELQRLSQTTDRKFQRPHTPTSSYP
- a CDS encoding ParA family protein; the encoded protein is MSQTKYLSISSQKGGVGKSTITTLIASYLHFTMPLKVAVVDCDYPQWTIENFRQDDLALLKKMPEKMAEFKALGKKAYAIIKCQVKDARQQLEDLEGAADLVLVDTPGTLNIAGLPELWRQLDYIFIPIEPDAATINSTLAYTDVLRHYTNKPDSSLQGFYCFWNKFVKNEKQTFFNQTEKIFQEEGVTLLGSRLEQSVAYRKSEVRSTMAPMRKEFYHLGIKSLLEEIQAIVFPVKEAASVAEKA
- a CDS encoding DUF4134 domain-containing protein codes for the protein MFNKRQPLKSQSKKILITALLALAAVATANAQGGLGAGTTGIEQATTAITDYFDPATLLIYAIAAIVGLVGAIKVFSKWNSGDQDTQKSAMSWFGSCIFLVVVSTILRAFFL